Proteins from a genomic interval of Burkholderia cepacia GG4:
- the ompA gene encoding outer membrane protein OmpA, which translates to MNKLSKLAFIAATAVMAASASAQSVPASRQAVNDNWVNGTGEWVWMNGTNELCWRDAFWTPATANAKCDGALVAQAPQPPVAPVAPAPAITSQKITYQADALFDFDKATLKPAGKQKLDELGSKIQGMNTEVVVATGYTDRIGSDKYNDRLSLRRAQAVKSYLVSKGVPANKIYTEGKGKRNPVTTGCNQKNRKQLISCLAPDRRVEVEVVGTQEVQKTTVPAQ; encoded by the coding sequence ATGAATAAACTTTCAAAGCTCGCGTTCATTGCAGCTACCGCAGTTATGGCTGCATCCGCTTCGGCACAATCCGTGCCGGCGTCGCGTCAAGCCGTCAACGACAACTGGGTGAACGGCACGGGCGAATGGGTGTGGATGAACGGCACGAACGAGCTCTGCTGGCGTGACGCATTCTGGACGCCGGCCACCGCCAACGCAAAGTGCGATGGCGCACTGGTCGCCCAGGCACCGCAGCCGCCGGTCGCTCCGGTTGCCCCCGCTCCGGCCATCACGAGCCAGAAGATCACGTACCAGGCCGACGCACTGTTCGACTTCGACAAGGCAACGCTCAAGCCGGCAGGCAAGCAGAAGCTGGACGAGCTGGGCTCGAAGATCCAGGGCATGAACACGGAAGTGGTCGTCGCAACGGGCTACACGGACCGCATCGGTTCGGACAAGTACAACGACCGTCTGTCGCTGCGCCGTGCGCAAGCAGTCAAGTCGTACCTGGTCAGCAAGGGTGTCCCGGCCAACAAGATCTACACGGAAGGCAAGGGCAAGCGCAACCCGGTCACGACGGGCTGCAACCAGAAGAACCGCAAGCAACTGATCTCCTGCCTCGCACCGGACCGCCGCGTGGAAGTGGAAGTGGTCGGTACGCAAGAAGTTCAGAAGACGACCGTTCCGGCACAGTAA
- the ubiG gene encoding bifunctional 2-polyprenyl-6-hydroxyphenol methylase/3-demethylubiquinol 3-O-methyltransferase UbiG codes for MTNADPHELQKFSDLAHRWWDPNAEFKPLHDLNPVRLGWIDAHAHLAGKRALDIGCGGGILSESMAGLGAQVKGIDLSTEALGVADLHSLESGITVDYEAIAAEAIAEREPGTYDVVTCMEMLEHVPSPAGVVAACATLVKPGGWVFFSTLNRNLKSYLFAVIGAEYIAQMLPKGTHDYARFIRPSELAGFVRGTDLHIVEIKGITYHPIGKRFALSNDTDINYLVACRRGA; via the coding sequence ATGACCAACGCCGATCCGCACGAACTCCAGAAATTCAGCGACCTCGCCCATCGGTGGTGGGATCCCAACGCCGAATTCAAGCCTTTGCACGACCTGAACCCGGTCCGGCTCGGCTGGATCGACGCACATGCGCACCTCGCGGGCAAGCGCGCGCTCGATATCGGCTGCGGCGGCGGCATCCTGTCCGAATCGATGGCCGGGCTCGGCGCACAGGTAAAGGGCATCGACCTGTCGACCGAGGCGCTCGGCGTCGCCGACCTGCACAGCCTCGAAAGCGGCATCACGGTCGACTACGAGGCGATCGCCGCCGAAGCGATTGCCGAACGCGAGCCGGGCACCTATGACGTCGTCACGTGCATGGAGATGCTCGAGCACGTGCCGTCGCCGGCAGGCGTGGTCGCCGCGTGCGCGACGCTCGTGAAACCGGGCGGCTGGGTGTTCTTCTCGACGCTGAACCGCAACCTGAAGTCCTACCTGTTCGCGGTGATCGGCGCGGAGTACATCGCGCAGATGCTGCCGAAGGGCACCCACGACTACGCGCGCTTCATCCGCCCTTCCGAGTTGGCCGGGTTCGTGCGCGGGACGGATCTGCACATCGTGGAGATCAAGGGCATCACGTATCACCCGATCGGCAAGCGCTTCGCGCTGTCGAACGACACCGACATCAACTACCTCGTCGCGTGCCGTCGCGGCGCATGA
- the gph gene encoding phosphoglycolate phosphatase (PGP is an essential enzyme in the glycolate salvage pathway in higher organisms (photorespiration in plants). Phosphoglycolate results from the oxidase activity of RubisCO in the Calvin cycle when concentrations of carbon dioxide are low relative to oxygen. This enzyme is a member of the Haloacid Dehalogenase (HAD) superfamily of aspartate-nucleophile hydrolase enzymes (PF00702).), translating to MTTPLPTDRAALDEPRLLHCDAVLFDLDGTLADTAPDLAAAVNKMQRVRDLPETSLDVLRPLASAGARGLLGGAFGIDPHTPGYEAMRDEFLTNYATDLCVHTTLFPGIGDVLDELDARGVRWGIVTNKAMRLTAPLVELLGLAPRAACIVGGDTTPHPKPHPAPLLHAAERLTLAPERIVYVGDDLRDIQAGSAAGMATIAAAYGYCGDGAAPADWQAQHLVGTTQQLRELLRDVGL from the coding sequence ATGACGACTCCCCTTCCGACCGACCGGGCCGCGCTCGACGAGCCGCGCCTGCTGCACTGCGATGCCGTGCTGTTCGACCTCGACGGCACGCTTGCCGACACGGCACCCGACCTCGCCGCTGCCGTCAACAAGATGCAGCGCGTGCGCGACCTGCCCGAGACATCGCTCGACGTGCTGCGGCCGCTGGCGTCGGCCGGCGCGCGCGGCCTGCTCGGCGGCGCGTTCGGCATCGACCCGCACACGCCCGGCTACGAAGCGATGCGCGACGAGTTCCTGACCAATTACGCGACGGATCTCTGCGTGCACACGACGCTGTTCCCCGGCATCGGCGACGTGCTCGACGAACTCGATGCGCGCGGCGTGCGCTGGGGCATCGTCACGAACAAGGCGATGCGCCTCACCGCGCCGCTCGTCGAATTGCTCGGCCTCGCGCCGCGTGCAGCCTGCATCGTCGGCGGCGACACGACACCGCACCCGAAGCCGCATCCGGCCCCGCTGCTGCATGCGGCCGAGCGGCTGACGCTCGCCCCCGAGCGCATCGTCTATGTCGGCGACGATCTTCGCGACATCCAGGCGGGCAGCGCAGCCGGCATGGCGACCATCGCGGCCGCGTATGGCTACTGCGGCGACGGTGCCGCGCCGGCTGACTGGCAGGCACAACATCTCGTCGGCACGACGCAGCAACTGCGCGAACTGCTGCGCGATGTTGGGCTATAA
- a CDS encoding DUF4148 domain-containing protein: MKSLVQAVVVAAALVAPVVSFAQSGSALTRAQVRAELVQLQQAGYNTARGEDPHYPESIQAATARVAEQQRSAFAQAQGVDASGYGAQAQGASASGSRAIGVRPASAEEMKSLYRGS; encoded by the coding sequence ATGAAGTCGCTCGTTCAAGCCGTTGTCGTTGCTGCCGCTCTCGTTGCCCCGGTCGTGTCGTTCGCGCAGTCCGGCTCGGCACTCACCCGCGCACAGGTTCGCGCCGAACTGGTTCAGCTGCAGCAAGCCGGTTACAACACCGCCCGCGGCGAAGATCCGCATTATCCGGAATCGATCCAGGCCGCGACGGCCCGTGTCGCTGAGCAGCAGCGCAGCGCGTTCGCGCAGGCCCAAGGCGTCGACGCCAGCGGCTACGGCGCACAGGCGCAGGGCGCCTCGGCATCGGGCTCGCGTGCAATCGGCGTGCGTCCGGCCAGCGCCGAAGAAATGAAGTCGCTGTATCGCGGCAGCTAA